A single window of Leptospiraceae bacterium DNA harbors:
- the glmM gene encoding phosphoglucosamine mutase — MNYKEISITNSNSLMISVSGIRGIIPSGLNLQNLVSFTLAFAKVLNPKTIIIGRDSRPSGEFIENLVSGVLLSLGVNVKTIGIVPTPTLKSIVNETKSDGGIMISASHNPIEWNAFKFVGKNGFFFDAEQIDKLKSFIVEDNLPLPKFAPGSSKKDVSSEFTNLHFESVLKQIDLAKIKKKKFKVFVDAVNGGGSIVVPAFLERLGCGVYRQYCAPDGKFPRPPEPTPAALAKTAKLMKKTDADIGFALDPDADRLIVLTPKRGVISEEYTLPLSVYSVLDSKLKNVVVNLSTSFITKEVIEPYGKKLLLAKVGEANVVKEMIESKAFFGGEGNGGVIDPKISSFGRDSLAGIGHILNFLSSNKTTVDKQLDIMPKLFMKKESISIQGRDIKEIFNKLKESYKDSKINDKDGIRFDFTSSWVHVRASNTEPIIRIIAEAKSENDLQTLLKKTKEKIES; from the coding sequence ATGAACTACAAAGAAATTTCAATAACGAATTCCAATTCTTTAATGATTTCTGTTTCTGGGATACGGGGGATTATCCCCTCAGGTCTCAATCTTCAGAATCTCGTCTCCTTCACATTAGCATTTGCAAAAGTCTTAAACCCCAAGACTATCATCATTGGTAGGGATTCAAGGCCTAGTGGTGAGTTTATCGAAAACCTTGTTTCTGGCGTTCTCCTTTCTCTTGGAGTTAATGTTAAAACAATCGGTATTGTTCCAACACCTACTTTAAAATCAATCGTCAACGAAACTAAAAGCGATGGCGGGATTATGATTAGCGCTTCGCATAATCCAATTGAGTGGAATGCGTTTAAGTTTGTTGGGAAAAATGGTTTTTTCTTTGATGCAGAGCAAATTGATAAATTAAAATCTTTCATCGTAGAGGATAATCTTCCTTTACCTAAGTTTGCACCTGGCTCTTCTAAGAAAGATGTTTCGTCAGAGTTTACGAATTTACATTTTGAATCAGTTTTAAAGCAAATTGATCTCGCTAAGATTAAAAAGAAAAAATTTAAAGTCTTTGTAGATGCAGTTAATGGTGGTGGGAGCATAGTTGTTCCGGCATTTCTCGAACGATTGGGTTGTGGGGTATACAGACAATATTGCGCTCCAGATGGAAAGTTTCCGCGTCCGCCTGAGCCTACACCGGCTGCTCTTGCTAAAACAGCTAAGTTAATGAAGAAGACGGATGCAGATATTGGATTTGCTTTAGATCCTGATGCTGACCGGCTAATAGTATTAACCCCAAAAAGAGGTGTGATTTCAGAAGAATATACTTTGCCTTTGAGCGTTTACTCTGTATTAGACTCAAAATTAAAAAATGTAGTTGTGAATCTGTCTACTAGCTTTATCACGAAGGAAGTTATAGAGCCTTACGGGAAGAAACTACTTCTTGCGAAAGTAGGCGAGGCAAATGTAGTAAAAGAAATGATTGAGTCAAAAGCTTTCTTTGGTGGAGAAGGAAACGGTGGAGTGATTGATCCAAAGATTAGTTCCTTTGGAAGAGATTCTCTAGCGGGCATTGGTCATATTTTAAATTTTCTTTCCTCGAACAAAACTACAGTAGACAAGCAATTAGATATTATGCCAAAACTTTTCATGAAAAAAGAAAGTATTTCCATTCAAGGTAGGGACATTAAAGAAATTTTTAATAAACTAAAAGAGAGTTACAAAGATAGTAAAATAAACGACAAAGATGGAATTCGATTTGATTTTACTTCTTCTTGGGTGCATGTAAGAGCATCCAATACAGAGCCGATCATCCGAATTATTGCGGAAGCCAAAAGCGAAAACGATTTGCAGACGCTTCTTAAAAAAACGAAAGAAAAAATAGAGAGTTAA
- a CDS encoding 30S ribosomal protein S20 has translation MANLKSSKKDIRRSEKRRERNAKKKSSIRTFAKSILKSVKAGKKEDALKFYNEYASLVDKAAKDKIIHKKSANRSKSRISVKIAAIKS, from the coding sequence TTGGCAAATTTAAAATCGTCCAAAAAAGACATTAGAAGATCAGAAAAAAGAAGAGAAAGAAATGCAAAGAAAAAGTCCTCTATCAGAACTTTTGCAAAAAGCATTCTAAAATCAGTGAAAGCAGGCAAGAAAGAAGATGCTCTCAAGTTCTATAACGAATATGCGTCTCTTGTAGATAAAGCTGCAAAAGATAAGATTATTCATAAAAAATCTGCAAACAGAAGCAAAAGTAGAATTTCTGTTAAAATCGCAGCTATAAAGAGTTAA
- a CDS encoding response regulator, translated as MLRKIWFKILHLGVNDDLPFDSVRKIIAINRILFIICSTSAINLIGDCFKELYFYAIVDAVIIVSFSFFFWLSYKGYYKLSFHCIVLSLNFFLFILASSTGTQSGIFLLFFPLIIISFFFIGINQRVSLFFYSFLPIALLTITVTTDYSLLKRQSISIDAMNYLFFESILSIIIFTGYSLYTIVETNETIEIKLRENKANLNAIYNNGLLNIVFIDKEMRVKNFNELAKENSLSILHLPINKGDYFLDFILKEDRKYFIRSIKKALNGKVTYLEKNVATDEYDLWFELHFCPVLDESKNVEGIIIAATNITERKRIEIKISEARKNAEADNRSKSQFLSSISQEIRNPMNTLIGTVGELIGNNPREDQFIKLSNLKTSAEKFLIIINDILDFNRLDTGEFELDESEFNLIHLLTTLTNFISPLITNKDLEFVTIYDEKIPTVLIGDSVRLSQIITNLIGNSIRYTDRGKIVFEVKLEEESIQYSQVGFYISDTGYGIEEHTIDSIFESYDSAYSNLNGILPSSGLGLVITKRLLEYMNTTIFLESELRRGAKYYFTLKFKNTERSELDSLNYVIEKREKSPYKKLKNMRLLLVEDYLINQMIVEEFLSKWEVNLDIADNGLQALGLIESKDYDIILMDLQMPELDGFETTKRIRSKTDLKYKNIPILALTASSVNDIRASIIEAGMNDYISKPFESEELYGKILKYTENNNDSLF; from the coding sequence ATGCTAAGAAAAATTTGGTTTAAAATATTACACTTAGGAGTAAATGATGACTTACCGTTTGATAGCGTTCGTAAAATAATAGCAATTAACAGAATACTTTTCATAATCTGTTCTACATCTGCTATTAATTTAATTGGCGATTGTTTCAAAGAATTATATTTCTATGCGATTGTCGATGCGGTTATCATTGTTTCATTCAGTTTCTTCTTTTGGCTCAGTTACAAAGGCTACTATAAATTATCCTTTCATTGTATAGTCCTATCCTTGAACTTCTTCCTATTCATTCTTGCATCGTCTACAGGAACTCAATCTGGAATTTTTTTACTTTTCTTTCCTCTCATAATTATCAGTTTCTTTTTCATAGGCATAAATCAAAGAGTTTCTCTATTCTTTTACTCATTTCTACCCATAGCGCTTCTAACTATAACGGTTACTACTGATTATTCTCTTTTAAAGAGACAATCAATTAGCATAGATGCAATGAATTATTTATTTTTTGAATCTATCCTTTCTATTATTATTTTCACAGGGTATAGTCTATACACAATAGTTGAAACAAATGAAACCATTGAAATAAAACTTCGCGAGAATAAAGCTAATCTAAACGCAATCTATAATAATGGTTTATTAAACATAGTTTTTATTGATAAAGAAATGAGAGTTAAAAACTTTAATGAACTTGCAAAGGAAAACTCATTAAGCATATTACACCTTCCCATCAACAAAGGCGATTACTTTCTTGATTTTATTTTAAAAGAAGACAGAAAATATTTTATCCGTAGCATCAAAAAAGCTCTCAATGGTAAAGTGACCTATCTAGAAAAGAATGTAGCAACAGATGAGTATGACCTTTGGTTTGAATTGCATTTTTGTCCAGTCCTCGATGAGAGCAAAAATGTAGAAGGTATAATCATCGCAGCAACAAACATTACCGAAAGAAAAAGAATTGAAATCAAAATATCAGAAGCCAGAAAAAATGCAGAAGCGGATAATAGAAGTAAATCCCAATTTTTATCATCGATCAGTCAAGAAATCAGAAATCCAATGAATACATTGATTGGAACAGTCGGAGAATTAATAGGTAATAATCCAAGAGAAGATCAGTTTATAAAACTATCCAATCTAAAAACTTCAGCCGAAAAGTTTTTAATTATAATAAATGATATATTGGATTTCAATCGCTTGGATACAGGCGAATTTGAGTTAGACGAATCTGAATTCAATTTGATTCATCTATTAACAACACTTACCAATTTTATTTCGCCATTAATCACTAATAAAGACTTGGAATTCGTTACAATTTATGATGAAAAAATTCCGACCGTATTAATTGGAGATTCAGTAAGACTCTCTCAAATTATCACAAACTTAATAGGAAATTCCATTCGTTATACTGATCGAGGCAAAATTGTTTTCGAAGTAAAATTAGAAGAGGAGAGTATTCAGTATTCGCAAGTAGGATTCTACATTTCGGACACAGGCTATGGCATAGAAGAACATACGATTGATAGCATATTTGAATCTTATGATTCTGCTTACTCCAATCTAAATGGAATCCTTCCTAGCTCAGGATTGGGATTAGTGATTACAAAGCGTCTATTGGAATATATGAACACAACTATCTTTTTAGAGAGCGAACTAAGAAGAGGAGCAAAGTATTATTTTACTTTAAAATTCAAAAATACTGAAAGAAGCGAATTAGATAGTCTAAATTACGTCATAGAGAAACGAGAGAAAAGTCCCTATAAGAAGCTTAAGAATATGCGATTACTATTGGTTGAAGATTACTTAATAAATCAAATGATTGTAGAAGAATTTTTAAGTAAATGGGAAGTAAACTTAGACATAGCGGATAACGGTCTTCAGGCGCTTGGATTGATTGAATCAAAGGACTACGACATTATTTTGATGGATTTACAAATGCCAGAACTCGATGGATTTGAAACAACCAAAAGAATTCGAAGTAAGACAGACTTAAAATATAAGAATATACCTATACTTGCTCTTACAGCCTCTTCGGTTAATGATATTCGAGCATCGATTATCGAAGCAGGAATGAATGATTATATTTCAAAACCCTTTGAGTCAGAAGAATTATACGGAAAAATATTAAAATATACGGAGAATAACAATGATTCTTTGTTTTAA
- a CDS encoding SRPBCC family protein — MFTTKVEAVIHAPIEKVFSYVRDLETMPQYNAHLKHAKWLDENKTSCAITLSLSIVSINSDYKIVEMQDGIRFVAKCDSSALAFEDIYEFESRGENTFLRITDHLELKGLLKLSEGFLSGIFGKEMQGNMDRLVKKIEAL, encoded by the coding sequence ATGTTTACCACCAAAGTAGAAGCAGTCATTCATGCACCAATAGAAAAAGTTTTCTCTTATGTAAGAGACTTAGAAACTATGCCCCAATACAATGCACATCTCAAACATGCAAAATGGCTAGACGAAAACAAAACTTCTTGTGCGATTACACTCAGTTTGTCGATAGTCAGTATCAATTCTGATTATAAAATTGTAGAAATGCAAGATGGCATTCGATTTGTTGCGAAGTGTGACTCTTCTGCTCTGGCATTTGAGGACATCTATGAATTTGAATCTCGCGGAGAAAATACATTTCTCCGCATAACAGATCACCTCGAATTAAAAGGACTTTTGAAGCTCAGTGAGGGATTTCTTTCTGGAATATTCGGAAAAGAAATGCAGGGAAACATGGATAGGCTCGTCAAAAAAATCGAAGCATTGTAA
- a CDS encoding alpha/beta hydrolase gives MKTILLFLLTLLLFYSCTESNHTQETSIPKRFFPTTETYITEGANLQYALVNSKKSKLVLFIHGSPGSSNAFSEYLEDLQLQQEAILISIDRFGYGGSMRGLAELSVGNQARYIKPILDKYNLPTLLVGHSYGGPVALRMAMDYPEQVTSILLLAPSIDPELEKVEWYQRLGNFKIIRFFLPSFIDVSNQEILPLRFELEKMEHLWKNLKTPMTIIQGDNDSLVPPRNADYAEKMYPDKSKLKIIRGDMNHFLPWNQRELIQSEILGIMTGME, from the coding sequence ATGAAAACTATTCTTCTCTTTCTTCTCACCCTCCTTCTATTCTACTCCTGCACTGAATCAAATCATACACAAGAGACTTCGATTCCTAAAAGATTTTTTCCAACGACTGAGACTTATATAACAGAAGGGGCAAATTTACAGTATGCATTAGTTAATTCAAAGAAGAGTAAATTAGTCCTATTCATTCATGGCTCTCCCGGATCTAGCAATGCATTCTCTGAATATTTAGAAGACCTTCAATTACAACAGGAAGCGATTCTAATTTCAATAGATAGGTTCGGATATGGTGGCTCTATGCGCGGATTAGCAGAATTATCTGTTGGCAATCAGGCGCGGTATATCAAGCCTATCTTGGATAAATACAATTTGCCTACGTTGCTTGTAGGTCATTCGTATGGTGGACCTGTGGCATTACGGATGGCAATGGATTATCCAGAGCAGGTAACAAGCATTTTACTCTTGGCTCCCTCTATCGACCCGGAGTTAGAGAAAGTGGAATGGTATCAAAGACTGGGCAATTTTAAAATAATACGATTCTTTTTACCTAGTTTTATTGATGTATCCAATCAAGAAATTTTACCGCTACGCTTTGAACTCGAAAAGATGGAGCACCTCTGGAAGAACTTAAAGACTCCGATGACAATAATCCAAGGCGACAATGATTCTCTCGTCCCACCGCGTAACGCTGATTATGCAGAGAAAATGTATCCCGATAAATCAAAGCTTAAAATCATTCGCGGTGATATGAATCATTTTCTACCCTGGAATCAACGCGAACTAATCCAATCGGAGATATTGGGAATTATGACAGGTATGGAATGA